CCCCGATGGGCGAGGCGTCTCTGAGCAAGGAGGATGTAACGTCGGGGGGTTAAGCCTGGAGCTCTGCCCTTCAAGCAAATCGTTGCGAATGAATCTACTAGCGAGACCATGAGCCAAACCGAGTTGGATCTAATTTTCGATGATGAAGTGGAAGACCTTGATGATCAGGTCGACGGTGGCTGCCCAGTCATCCGACTCACCAAATAGGAAAAATATCAGCTGAGAAGTTAGTGGAAGCAAACTCTCATTGTGAAAGTTCTGGGCAGAAGCGTAGGGTATGCATATTTATTGAAATGGTTGACAACACTATGACACCCAAAGGCGCGAATGGAACTAGTCACCATTGAGGGCAAGTACTTTCTTGTCAAGTTTGCTTCACTTGAGGACTATGAGTTTGCAAAATATGGAGGTCCACGGATGGTCCTTGATCACTATCTCATCGTGAAAAAGTGGAAAACACATTGTTATATATAGTCTAATCTTTCTTGGAATATCAAATATCCAGATTATACCtcaaattttgaagaaaatatttggATTTAGTGCACGTAAAATCCCTATAACGCTTAAATATTTAAGCATGCAAGAATTGAAAATATCACCAAATCATAGcaattatttcaatatttatagGACGTTTGGTTGGAATGAAGGAATTAGGagggaaatgaattgtaattcggtgggaaaagaataagttgagaataaagtatgaattcaaattacagtgtttggtatgaaTGAATAATattacagggaattgaaagggaataaatGATACAATGATTGAAATGCCcttatgtagtagtagtagtagtagtaatagtacGTATGATTGAAATGCActtatgtagtagtagtagtaatgaTGATAAAAAACAGACAGAGTATTAttggaggggcaaaattgtctttacactaacAATTTTGCCGCTCTCCTCCACCGAATTACAGCAATTAATGGTGGCgccatttgaaagttgtatttttagtggttgaATTAGTGAGTATTGTCCTTTAGAAATGGCTAGGAAGGATTCGAGTAGCAAGAGATTAAACACGAGTTcatcaagtgtttgaaagctaaccaaaaTGATGTATTTGATTGCATGAGACAATGACAAAATAAGTAATTGATTTGAGtaataaacaatataatgataaagaggaggatttaaatcaaatagcaatgcACAAATACTTGTATAATATTCTAAGGTTTTAGGCTAAACAATGCTAAACAATAAAGTGAGGAAATTAAGTCAATAATGCCAATGCCAccatgaattgcaattatcgcaattccctccaaccaaacggcGTAATTGGATAATTCattaaattacaattccattacACCCAACAAAACACCCCTTAAAAGAGGGGAAATTGAGATGAACCTGATTAATTAAGCAGCAAAAGAAGATGATGTTTGACCCTGGGATCAATTTGCATGTATTCAACCTTAATCTCTCATGCATGTCCTCTCTTAAAGATCTCCACCTGCAAACCGCACACATGCTAATTGCAAGCGCAACTACTATATCTCTTGAAGGTCTGGTTTGTATCCCGGCAGGTTTAGAATATGAATGGAATTATCAATTTCTTTCCTCAAAGAAAACAGCAAaatcatcaattatatataatcgTGACGGCTGCATGCAAATGAAAACCACGGCGCCGTTGCACTCCATTGCGGAGTTCAATGCGTACTGAAGAGTGAAGAGTGTTGGGGTTTTATACGAGAATGTACGTAACGAAGTTGTAGCATGCACTTGAACCTTGTACCGAGGGTCATGGGGACATCCACTACCATTCTACAGCCTGGAGTATACTAATgctaagagttaataccacaaatggtcctctgactattgggctagtactccttttagtcctcgactttcaattcgaccacaaatggtcccctgactttcatttttgaccacaaatagtcctccattaaaaattctgttaaatagtgttaaatctaggggtattatcgtcaaattgatatatataattgtcataaaaaaaatgtatacaatttttcaccaacaaacataattgaaaaaattaacaaatataaatactcctaaataaaaagacaatacacattattcttgcaattatgcgtacaaaatgaaaatttaatattcgagctatctgtttttaatttaaccaacatattaaaatggatgaattttttttaaaccttgtttccataattttcatggttgttcatacatggatgattaatagttttcactcgtcattaatcgatcaaacattttgtttgggacataactgaagatcgccaccgttgaattaatataattaatcaagtacaaattgcgaacattaatcatggaatttttttttaatttgttcatttatgtgatttgtcacgtccattttgttattatatttattaacttaatgtttgaaatttattatggtgtcatataattctcaaaaagaagtaatcataataatattaatcaatttgacgatattacccctagatttaacacctatttaacagaaatcttAACGGAAGACTATTTattgtcaaaaatgaaagtcagaggctAAATATGATTCCATCCCTCTCCTCTCAATCAAGAATGAGGTGTACACCAAATAAATCCTAATAGGGTAAGATTCCTCACTACAATATTTTGCTGGTGGCTAGCTTGTGGGGACTTTGGCTTTATTTGGTATTAGTCCAAACCTGATTTTAATTTTACTGGTTCTTTAAGCTCTAATAAAGAATTTTCTACTTGTTCTTTCAATTCTACTGATATGAGTTCTTCTAGAACAAGCCTTTAATTTTATGAGATTATGAGGTCTTTATTGTGAGCTCTATTGTTTTCTTTTCCCATTAGCTCTTTCAAAGCTAGAATCTTAATTAGCTTCTTGAAAGCTGCGCTCTTGTTTTGTAGGGTTTTCAGAATTGAGGTCTTCCACTTTTTACCTTGGCCACTTGTAGGTCTACTAAGTAAACGAAAAGTacatatcaaaatatatttttacaatcAATGCTAAGAATGATGCTCTAATATAATAGAAGAGAAGGTGGTAGAaaatggaagaaagaaaaagaagaagaattgatGATtcttagaagaagaagaaaattgttgggTTAATTATATGGTTGAAAGTGCATGTTTAATAGAAGACTTCATAGAAAGCCCATTGGTTTTAATGTGTTGTGTTGTGTGCGTGTGTATATTTCATAAATTGTAATGTATTTTGCAATAATGATACTCTGTACTCacactttatatttatatttatatatttttttaaaaaaaatctaattcaTGAGTTAATTAGAATCCTCTATCTTCTtcaattaaatgaaatttttgcaTATCCACAATAAATGCATGTATGATCAGTTTATATGGTTTGAAGATGTAGAAGAAAAAGAGTTTCTattacaaagaagaaaaaaaaaaaagattttgagtGCGATTTATAAAAGAAGATGCTTTAACgtcatttttaatgtcattGAAATAGATTTGTTGATAGAGGAACtaaaatagtcatgccacaataattataaaatcaacaGGATGGGGAtgttttgacaaaaaaaaaaaaaaaaagagttaattctagtgAATgccccttgtctttggtggaaatttcaaatttaggcctttattggtaaaatagttagcctatcagctaattttgacttatttgaccactatttggtatttgatttgataaaaaaattaatataagtgtttggttaatcaacttttttaattccaaaatgctaaagttcaaaaagttgctcaaaataacttttttcaatttgctttctgagaaaagaaattataccaaacaactatcaactaacaactaatttaacaaacatttttctacaatcagctaatttcatcaactagttatatcctctaacccaatcagctaacagtcatataccaaacagggccttagtctcaaactattatttttgtcatttaacactcCAAAATGTCATCGTATTTAATTAACGTCATTTAAACATGTTTGTTTATGGAAGACAAAAAATGGTAATGCTACAAAAATATTTGAACCAATGTTTGGNaaaaaaaaaaaaaaaaaaaaaaaaaaaaaaaaaagagagagtaAGGCTTTGTTTGGCTAATAAACTAAATGATTGAAATTAAAGTCTTAggtaaaattagttgttgaaTAAGAGAATAAGTGTAAAAAgatataaaagaattttttttataaatttataaattcagtttagacatatatgtattcatataATGTGATCATtcaatgcacatatatgtattcatataCTCTGTATCATTTAAtgtaacatatatgtattcatataCTCTAATTGTTCAACACCAtccacaaacatatatattactctgattaaataataaaataagagagatTGATTACCTTGGATGGTTACAATACAACTATACAAGGGTGACGAATGTTGTTTGTCTCTCACATTGATGAACATGTACGGTAAAGAACTGCCAAGAAAAGAATGTTTAGGAAAAATACACGGTAAAGAACTTAGAGGATatgatttttagaaaaaaaaaaaagatattatgaaaaattagatattAGGGTTTTTATTAAAGAAGAGTAAAtagtgtcatttttgtaaattaataaagagaaaaagaaacaaaaatgttaaaacctatagtttattttaaaacactATTTGGATaaacgtttcaaaataagctattattttaaacttttcaggttttaccaaatagagttatataacttatttataacttaaaataaaatataaatcttaaataaaaaattaaaatcctatCAAACAGAGTCTAAAAGTAAAATGATAGATACatataaatttaagacaaaaaatagaattaattcaaaaaaacactactaaatttatttatgacacaaacttttaataaataatatgtaaCACAATAATTGGccaataaataaacataaaataaaattaataaatttatataaataatattttaaaaattcctAGGGTAAGCACACCAAGTAGGTTACtactttttatgcaaaacacTAGTTTCTAAATCGACTCCATATATTCTTcgaatcaaaaaaaaaaaaaatatatatatatatatatatatagaataaaaacttaattcattaaatcatcagCAATACAATCTCCGAGAAAAAGAGGAGGGGTATCCAACCACTCATCGCAACCTGACATAGAAACGGCCTCTCTAGCAACAATGTGAGCGGCACGgttcgcagatcgcttaacaaAACGAAATTCAACATCAATAATGGACGATGCTAATTCTTTAATATCACtaataattaaaccaaaatcacgaatcaaaatatataaacaatcaAAATCTCCAGCTCaccatcaaattaaatataccatataatatatactttcaaaaaagaattttgttttttttttaatagaaatcCTGAATTGCTGATAAGAGTTTGATGATGGGTCCACACGCTTAACAGAATTCAATGTATATGAATATGACTATGCTTTGCAAACTGTCCATTCGTCCCACTAGCTGAAGGTACCTTTTGTTCAATTTCTGGTACACCTTCATAGggtgaagaaaaatatatattgtttgtaccattaaaaatattacagtaTATAAGAACAATTATGTTTTAGGTACTTagttataaataaatagttgacttacttttttaattattgagaTCGCTACACATAGtttctcaattttaatttcactAACATATATTATAGTCCCTCAATAACAAAgtctattaaatatataaatgtttacTTCTCAAAGTTCTAGGTCTAGAGTAATTTTTGTACTTTCTCAACTTCCCATTTTTTCCTCGAAGTGAAGTGTAAGTACTAAGTAGTAATATTAACAGATTTAGTTTAGTCACTGAAGTACTATATCAACTACTGAAatcagggccggattttagggcgtgcaagatgtgcaaccgcacaggaccccaaaattttgggggcctcAAGTTCAGCCTGGCCtaattagtatatgtatttgtgattatattgacccaaaattaaatttttttgcatttttctctttgtaatttttcttcaattcgcagtttatttatactttgatagagcctcacttatttaccagcacagggctacgcaaataaaaaaatcggCCCTGactgaaataatatatatccaCACTTTTATCTCTCATTTGGGTCCACCTGcattcgctccgggaggcacgggaatTGGCCCATAAGGGGAACCACCACTTGTGAGAATCAAATTcgagttctcccaaaattcttccccaTAAAGAGAATTCACTTGCCATTAgggctaccccattgggtttatccggacttttttttttttttttgagaatggtTTATCCAGACTTTTATTGATTAAACATCAAGACAtcaaaaatagaaagtaaaaatgaaatttcattTAACATAACTACAtatacactatttttttttgagtgacagaGAAAAATCTGCAGTCACTACCTGAAGGTGTACACTAATTAAACCTCGTCTTGTGATCCTAGTCGGCAAACgaccacaaggagataaactaGTCTAGGCTGCTTATAGCTGAccaactcaaaccaaaaagatCAATAAACCACTGAACACAAGGAGATAAACTAGTCTAAGCTGTTCATAGCTAaccaactcaaaccaagaaggtcaataaacCACTCTAGttgagagtcaaacttgtaacataaaaaaaaaacttgtaacattgtaaTTAACATGTCAATATTACGACTAACGTGGCTGGAGCTAGTATACACTATCTTTTATCTGTAGAGAATATTTATTTCACTAATAACCATAGGACTAAAGTTAGTTACAAAGTAGGACTCAAGTGTCAACTCACATCACATTGACAACTggctttgttttttttcccaTACATTCCCGATGGAATGTGCAGTGCTTCTTCATTCTATatatgttactccgtattatatatacacacacactaaaTCCAGAAAATCATCACCATTCATCACTAATCTTCTAAGAATTCAATCCATACATAGCTTTTCTAGAAATGGGCAATCACATTTCTTGCACCATGTTAGGGCCGATCCGCGGGCGAGGTAGATGCGCCACGGTGATTCTCCCGACGGGCGAGACTCGACACTTTTACGAAGCGGTCAACGCAGCAGAGATGATGCTGAACCACTGCCCCAACCATTTTCTCGTAAACACCAAGTCCCTGCACGTGGGGCAGAGGTTTTCCGCGCTGGGGGCGGACGAGGAACTCGAGATGGGCAACGTGTACGCCGCGTTCGCGATGAAACGGGTCGGTTCCTCGGTGACCGCGGCCGATATGGGCGCGCTGTTTCTGGCGGCTACGGCTAAAAATAAAAGGGCGGGCAGGGCGAGCGCCAAGGTTTTGCCGGCTGATTGCGCGGATGAGGGTTTAGTGGGGAGCTTGCCGAAGTTGGAATTGGATGACATTGAGGATTTCTCGGCCCCGGATTTCAAGCGCAGGCTTTCAATGTGCAGATCGAAGAAGCCTTTGTTGGAGACTATTGCTGAATGAGATGAATATTCAAGCCCTATATGGCAAAGCCGgcttaattatatattcattcaatttttttcttgatCTGGGGGTCTTATCTGGTCTGCCAAATCTTCTGTTAATAGTGATTGCTTGGACGTCTGTTTTTGGGATCCGTGCCTTTTATTAGTCCATAAAAAGGCGAAATTCCTCATCCGAGGCCTCACATTTCGGTCTGACAGGATTGAGAATCGACATATGGtggactttatttttttatttttgggttttttggCATTGATTGCTCTGTTGCCTACTTCTGGGAAGGAGTTTTTGCTGCTTGCTTGCTTCATGCGTGCAGCTTACAGGTTACAGAGCTAGCTGGGTTTGGATTAAGGATTCTGCCTTCTTGTAATTGGCTGTCTTGTTCATatcaattgtttataatttttattcttttaatggCTGTACGTCCAGGTTTAAtgttaaaatttcataatgaaatCCTGGAATTAATTATCTGTAGTCTGTACATTCTCCTGTGAAGAATTATTGaagtttaaaaaagaaaaactacaCCCCAAAATGATGCCGGAAGGTTCTTATTATCTTCAGTTGTGACGGTGGTTAAATTTCACTAACGGTAATTcacaatctatatatatattgtatttttataaaaacttaaaaaattaaattgtattcttttttcattttattaaattaaagctCTCATTTAAGAAAAGATTGAATTTATTTTGGCTCGACTTAAATCCAAGGTAAACTCactcaaaattatattttaataattttaaatagagcattctcaaaaaaaaaaaaaattaaatagagcaaatactaattttggtccatgagtattagcaaaatgacagttttgatccacatgtttaattcctaccaattttcatccacaactattattttagtgtcaaTATTCAACATGTCGATCACACCTTCGTTTaataattatgtcaattttgattgtgatgggttcaaacctaagaccttctttatgaaaatcaatgagtaaattaataataataaatagttaacggaatattccgttactattAAAGTTTACACTGACGGAATGCATgagtatttaagaaaaataattgttataatagaggataaaataggaaaaaaaaaactaaaatcaagataatatgaaccattcatttcaacaaacaattacaccaacatttttagTCCGTTAGGGGCCTAACtgtattgactcttattagatTTAAATTTGTAGATGTAGATAGAAGGAACATTATGAACCTACTACAAAGTGAATGAAAATGTATAAGATGTACTTGCAATTTagtatttatgtacattaatgtttaaatttatgaacatataagacaaatattataaatataataaataatgaatgttattaaaaataattcatttgttGACGTTATTagccaattgttatatcatggagcacggtttatattgcattgtgtggatcatgatacaaaaattttgtaccttcagttaacacattctgtacttACCGTTAACAATTTCTTTACATGTAAACAATTAACATGATAATTGCtgatacataatatgatagttacaaGTACAGAAAGTATCAACTACAGGtacaaaatgtatcaattacagatacataatttgaaggttatttttgtaCAACagtctacaatgcaagataTACCTttgttcatggtataatttgcctttgtTAGTGACTTAATATAAAATGACGCCATTTTGAACCAAGATCCTTTATACAAGCGGGTTCTTTgcccacaatatatataatttaattattacattGTAACCTAAAGAATCCTtgactttatttattattttttattttctttcaaagcTTCTCTTGCAAACTCCCTATCATTGTAAGTTCGTTAAAAGATCTTTCAAGACTTTGATAGGAATTCCAATTCTAATAAACATGAAAACTAGTTTGCCAATATAAATAGtcaacagaaaaataaaaacaataacaaattaaatgtgtttttaaactgaaaacaaaaaaatatagagaatgaaaattgaaaaataaaaaataaattgaaataatgGCATAGTTTCTAATCTCACTCCATACATGGTTTGAATAAAATATAAGAACAATCAAAGTTCTCCAGCTCaccatcaaataatatatatataccatatcaTTTGCAAAattgttttttattctttttcaaaatttgttaATAGTATTGCTAATAAGAGTTTGGTGATAAGGCCATAAGAAAGATGATAGGTCCACACGCTAAACAACACATATACATACAGTGTATATGACCATTGCATATGCTTTGCACACTGTACAACCACATGGATCGGAGGTACCTTCTGTTCAATTTCTGGTACACCCTCTTCAGTTGCGGAAAAACAATTATTTGTATTATCCAAAATGTGATCAATGACTTTCATCAATGCGACATCAACATCTCaataatggaaacaaaattgaaagtttatgtAGTGTTGGTATTATTgaactaattatatattttgacaaaaaatttatcaaaatacgAATTTGAATTGTTGTCAACTCCCGGTAAAAGTAGCAATGCTTcatgtggatgttttgaaaaacaaaagttTTCGATAACGAATAAAGAAAGGTAAGGTGGATTTTTACAATTGTGTAAACTAGTAATTTTAGATCTTATATCTTAAACTTGTTATAATGAATTGGGCTATATAACCTCAGAGTGTTTGCTCGCAAAGTAGAAGTTTATGAATTGCATTAAAATGTGATGTTCATTTACTATGCTTTTATTTTCTACGATTTGATTTCTTGGTACTCTATTCGTTTCTTTCGAGTGTTGGAACAAGAACACCCTAAAGTTTACTGTGGCCAAAGCCCATTTTTCTTATCTAATAAATTAGGTTAAATAAAAATCTTATAATTGGTATTAAAGCAAATCACTTAAGTTAATTATTAGCAAgatcatttttctaatttttttgggGCTCTAGACCGGAccaaacattaatttttatttccatATTAGACTAAGTccaatatgaaatttaattggTCTGGTCCGATCCAAAAACTAAATGGTCCAATGACGAGTCGAACTCAAGTTTGTCCGTTTAACACTTCTACTGCCATTTACTGTTGGTTTCAAGTACTGGTTTTAAGTCTGTTGATGACAttagtaatttaatttgatacatACAAGCTTGGTGATAATTagtgaattaattttttaaggtTTGCTAAAGCTTGGTGAAAGTCTACAATCCACTACTGATGATGATCAGCTAACTTAAAGTTAGCTTGAACTATAAATTGTGAAGACTGATTTCCAAACAATTTTCAATCACTTATAGGGGGAGTTTTTAGAGTGTGAAGTATTTTGAGTGATGTGCATCTTGTAAATCTCAAAGCAATGATCTATTGTTAATTATTCTTGTTAATTTGTGAGTCTTTAATGCAAGAAAAATTCTAACTGGTTCATACtagattttaatcaaattaattatttgtgttAAGTATGTGTTAGATactgaataaaaaataaaataaatgcagaaaaataaataaaccagGATATGTTTACCAAGTTCGGAGAACTTGCCCTATGTCTGCGGGGTCactcaaaagtgaaatttaaccCCACTAGATCACAAATATTACACGGTTGAACATATTTTCATACTACATTTATGACCTAATCTTTTACACCAACCAATATTCATCATCTTTTGAGTTGGCAGGAATTCAAGAATCAACTTTCCACTAAGGCTCAGTTTGGAAACcaagaaaatgacttttagAAAATGTTaactggaaaatgagtcatttttcagaaaacattttattttttagtgtttggttgcattctagaaaactgtcttgatgtgtttagttcattttctggaaaatgtgtagaattgtatagttaaatattttaattattttatttaaaatataaaaatatttataataatattacaaataatgttatttattaaaaaagaaaaaaaagagagaaagaaactAGCAGAGCAGTCCATATCTGCTCTGGTTTCGGTGGAGACCAGTATGTACTGGTCTCCTGGTCTCCACTGGAAACCAGTCTGCCAGAAATGAGAGTGTTGGTCATTTTCCAATATTTTGGTGACTGCTCCGGAAAATGACTTGATTTTTCATGGTCAGCGGCCGAGGCACCGCCTCGGCCATGTTTGGAGTATATGATACTCGATAAATGACAAATTTGCATTATTATTACTTCCTAGTTGACTCTGCTACGCTCTCAACTTGGAGTaagggggctggtgacaggataattgcgCAAGTATACGACCCGTAACCGCTAGAGGCAAAGTAGGCTATCAAGAGGAAGTCAAACAACCACATAACAGTGCATTACTCTAACACATTGAAGAGGAGAATTATTCAGCGGCTCCCCATCATTACTCTTCCCACCCTTATTACCCGAGTCCGTTACACTCACCAGAAGAAGGGCCGTTGCTCCTTCAATATAAAGAATGAACCTTGTAATGGAGagtggtggggggggggggggtctctGGTTTTCTTACACACAAACACTATTTTACTCAATTATTGTACTTATCAATATTATCCGGTAACCATTTTTAccgtcaatatatatatatatatagaatcctaatcatataagAATCACTCCCTAGGTGAGAActtgtggacaaatccaaaTCATTGATTTGCAAAATTTGATGGATgagaaaatcaagtaaaaaatgagcggagtcatttttataaatattacaaagttttgtt
This portion of the Ipomoea triloba cultivar NCNSP0323 chromosome 5, ASM357664v1 genome encodes:
- the LOC116020409 gene encoding uncharacterized protein LOC116020409; amino-acid sequence: MGNHISCTMLGPIRGRGRCATVILPTGETRHFYEAVNAAEMMLNHCPNHFLVNTKSLHVGQRFSALGADEELEMGNVYAAFAMKRVGSSVTAADMGALFLAATAKNKRAGRASAKVLPADCADEGLVGSLPKLELDDIEDFSAPDFKRRLSMCRSKKPLLETIAE